GCTTTCGTAGGCAAGGGCGGCAGTGGCAAAACCACCCTGTCCTCCCTGTTCATCCGGCATCTCGCCGCTTCCCGCGTCCCCGTGATCGCCGTGGATGCCGACATCAACCAGCATCTGGGCGCCGCCCTCGGCCTCGACGAGGCGGAGGCCGCCGCGCTTCCCGCGATGGGTGCCCATCTGCCGCTGATCAAGGACTACTTGCGCGGCAGCAATCCCCGGATCCCGTCCTCCGAATCAATGATCAAGACCACCCCTCCTGGCGAGGGCTCGCGACTGCTGCGGGTAGGCGAGGACAACCCCGTCTACGACGCCTGCGTCCGGACGGTGGACCTCGACGGAGCCGCCGTGCGGCTGATGGCGACCGGGCCGTTCACCGAGGCCGATCTCGGTGTGGCCTGTTACCACTCCAAGGTCGGTGCCGTGGAGCTGTGCCTGAACCACCTCGTGGACGGCCGTGAGGAGTATGTCGTCGTCGATATGACGGCCGGTTCCGACTCCTTCGCCTCCGGGATGTTCACCCGCTTCGACATGACCTTCCTGGTGGCCGAGCCGACCCGTAAGGGCGTCGCCGTCTACCGCCAGTACAAGGAGTACGCACGGGACTTCGGCGTCCCCTTGAAGGTCGTGGGCAACAAGGTGCAGGGCCCGGAGGACCTGGCGTTCCTTCGTGACGCGGCCGGCGACGATCTGCTGGTGACCGTCGGCCACTCCGACTGGGTGCGTGCCATGGAGAAGGGCCGCCCGGCCCGCTTCGCCCACCTGGAGGAGGCCAACCGGCACGCCCTGGAAACGCTGCATCACACGGCCGACGCCGCCTACGGGCGCCGCGACTGGGAGCGCTACACCCGGCAGATGGTCCACTTCCACCTGAAGAACGCGGAGAGCTGGGGCAATGCGAAGACCGGGGTCGACCTCGCCGCTCAGGTCGATCCTTCCTTCGTGCTCTCCGAGGGTGCGGCCACACCACAGCCCGCCTGACCTGCCGGACGGCGCGGGCGGGCCCGGAGGGCATGGGGGAGGTACGCCGCCCAGCCGCCCTTCGGCGCCCGCCCATTCGCTTTTCGGTGTCCGCCCCGCCGGCAGCGCCCGCGAGTAAGCCGGGCCGCAGCCCGTTTTGCGTCGCGGCTGAGCGGCCGGCCCCTCATTCACGGCACCGGTGAGCGCCTTCCGAGGGGTGCATCGAAATCACCGCGCACACACCTTCCCGCACGAAGAAAAGAGCGGAAAACCACAAGACGAAAGTCACCCTGTTCACCGGATAGGGGGAAGGATTGCGGCGAATGCCTGCAAAAGCTTCTCCTTACCTTTACCTCTCATTACGGTTCATTTACCGAAGCTTGAGAGTCACCGGACCGTCACCCAACAGCGACGACCGCCGGTCGGCTCACGTCCCGCCGCAGTACACCGCCGCCCCACGATCGCGCCCCGCGCGACCGCGTCGCCCCGGAGGAGACGGGAATGTCGCAGACCGAGAAGTCGCCGCCGCAGCCGCCGCGCACACCGCACCCCACCGAAATCGCTCCCGGCCCCCGTATGCCCTCGGGGCACGGCACCCGTCCGAAGAGGGGCCGGGCCGTCCGCCGTGACCTCTCCGCCTCGGCCGTCGTCTTCCTGCTCGCCGTCCCGCTGTCCCTGGGCCTCGCCCTGGCCACCGGCGCCCCGCTCCAGGCCGGTCTGGTCTCCGCGGTCGTCGGCGGGATCGTCGCCGGTCTGCTCGGCGGCGCCCCGCTCCAGGTGACCGGCGCGGCAACCGGCCTCCTGGTGGTCACCGCCGATCTGGTGCAGCGCTACGGCTGGCGCGCCACCTGCGCCATCACGGTGCTGGCCGGACTCGCCCAACTCGCCCTGGGCGCACTGCGCGTGGCCCGTGCGGCGCTGGCCATCAGTCCGGCGATCGTGCACGGCATGCTGGCCGGCATCGGGGCCACCATCGCCGTCGGCCAGCTCCATGTGGTGCTCGGCGGCAGCCCGGACAGCTCGGCGCTCGACAACGCCGCCGCGCTGCCCGGCCAGTTGGCGCACCCGCACACCGTCGCGCTGCTGATCGGCGCCGTCACCGTCGCCGTGCTCCTCGGCTGGGGACGGCTGCCGGGCCGCGTCGGGCGGTGGGCGCGGGTGCTGCCCGCCCCGCTGGCCGCCGTGCTCGCCGCGACGGCCGTCAGCGCGGGGACGGAGGTGGCGCGGGTGGAGCTGCCGTCCTGGCGGACGCCCGAACTGCCGGTACTTCCGGACGGGTCCCTTCCGGCTCTTGCCGCCGCGGTGCTGACCGTCACCCTGGTCGCGAGCATGGAGTCGCTGCTGTCGGCGCTGGCCGTGGACCGGCTGGCGGCCGAGCGGCCGGACGCTCCCACGGGGCGTGCGCGGCTCAACCGCGAGCTGACCGGCCAGGGGGTGGCCAATACCGTCTCCGGGCTGCTCGGCGGGCTGCCGGTCTCCGGGGGCGCGATGCGCGGCTCGGCCAATGTGCGGGCGGGTGCGGTCACCCGACGCGCCACCGTGCTGCACGGCGTATGGGTGCTGCTGTGCGCGGGTCTGCTGGCCACGGCGCTGGAGATGATCCCGCTGGCCGCGCTCGCCGCGCTGGTGATGATCGTCGGCGTACGGATGGTGAGCTTCGCGCACATCCGGCATGTGCAGCGGCACCGCGAATTCCCGGTGTATGCCGCCACCTTGGGCGGCGTCGTCCTCTTCGGGGTGCTCCAGGGTGTGGTGACGGGCATCGCGGTCGCGGTCTTCCTGGCGCTGCGCCGGCTGACGCACACCCGTATCACGGTCACGGAGGAGGCCGACGGCCACCGGGTGCGGGTCAGCGGGCAGTTGACGTTTCTGGCGGTGCCGCGGCTGACCCGGGCTCTGGCACAGCTGCCGGCGCACACCGATGTCGTCGTCGAGCTGTGCGGCTCGTTCATGGATCATGCCGCCTACGAGGCGCTGCAGTCCTGGTCGGCCGCCCACCGGGCGCACGGCGGCCGGGTGACCCTCGGCGGCCGCTCGGGCCGGCCGATCGCCGCGGAGGCCGGTGCGCACTCCTGCCGGCCGTGGACGCCCTGGCGCAACCATCACTGCACCCGGCCCGCCCAGGACCGGGCGGCGGTCCCGGAGAGCAGCGGCAGCCAACTGCTGGGCGGGGTCTCCGCGTTCCAGCGCCATACGGCTCCGCTGGTGCGCGAGGAGCTGTCCCGGCTGGCGCGCGAGGGCCAGCGGCCCACCCAGCTGTTTCTGACCTGCGCCGACTCCCGGCTGGTCACCAGCATGATCACGTCCAGTGGGCCGGGCGATCTGTTCACCGTGCGCAATGTCGGCAATCTGATGCCGCCGCCCGGCTCGGACGCCTCCTGCGACTCCGTAGGGGCAGCGATCGAGTACGCGGTGGAAGTACTGCGGGTCGGCTCGATCACGGTGTGCGGGCATTCGGGGTGCGGCGCCATGGCGGCGCTGCTGGGCGCCGCCGCACCGGAAGACGCCGAGCCGACGCCGCTTGCCCGCTGGCTGCGGCACGGCCGGCCGAGCCTGGCCCGGATGCAGCGCATCGGACGGCTGGGCCGGGGCGAAGTCGCTCTCAGCGGGCGGCCGGTGGGCGACGACCAGGAGCGGCTGGCGCTCGTCAACGTCATGCAGCAGCTCGACCACCTCCGGGCACACCCGTGTGTGGCCCGCCGCGTGGCCGAGGGCACGCTCGCCCTGCACGGCATGTATTTCCACGTCGGTGAGGCCCAGGCATATGTGCTCGACGAGGCCGCCGGGCGGTTCTGCGCGGTGCGCGGCGAACCGGCGCCGGCCACGGTCTGACCTGCGCGGCTTCCCCTCAACAGCCCTGGCACGGACCGCGAACTGATAGGTCTACACCAATATTTGTCCACAGCCCTTGTCAGGGCCCGGCGCGGGCTGATGAGCTATGACCTGGGGACACATCGGACGCCCTGGGAATGGGAGAAGTTGTGAGCAACGAAAGCCTGGCCAACCTGCTCAAGGAGGAGCGGCGGTTCACGCCGCCCGCCGATCTGGCCGCGAACGCCAACGTCACGGCTGCCGCGTACGAGCAGGCCGCGGCAGACCGGCTGGGCTTCTGGGCCGAGCAGGCCGAACGCCTGTCCTGGGAGACCCCGCCCACCCAGACCCTCGACTGGTCCAACGCGCCCTTCGCGAAGTGGTTCGCCGACGGCAAGCTCAATGTCGCCTACAACTGCGTGGACCGGCATGTGGAGAACGGCCTGGGCGACCGGGTCGCCCTCCACTTCGAGGGCGAGCCCGGCGACACCCGCGCGATCACCTACGCCGAGCTCCAGCGTGAGGTCTCCAAGGCCGCCCATGCGCTGACCGAGCTGGGTGTGCGCAGCGGCGACCGGGTCGCCATCTACCTGCCGATGATCCCGGAAGCGGTCATCGCCATGCTGGCCTGTGCGCGCCTGGGCGCCCCGCACTCCGTCGTCTTCGGCGGCTTCTCCGCGGACGCCCTGGCGACCCGTATCAATGACGCGGACGCCCGCGTGGTGATCACCGCCGACGGCGGCTACCGCCGCGGCAAGCCCTCCGCCCTCAAGCCCGCCGTCGACACCGCCCTGACCAAGCCCGGTACGGAGAACGTCCGCAGCGTCCTGGTCGTGCGCCGCACCGGCCAGGAGGACATCGACTGGCACGAGGGCCGGGACGTCTGGTGGCACGAGATCGTCGAGCGGCAGAGCGACCAGCACACGCCCGAGGCCTTCGACGCCGAGCACCCGCTGTTCATCCTCTACACCTCCGGCACGACGGGTAAGCCCAAGGGCATCCTGCACACCACCGGCGGCTACCTCACCCAGGTGTCGTACACCCACCACGCGGTCTTCGACCTGAAGCCCGAGACCGACGTCTTCTGGTGCACCGCCGACGTCGGCTGGGTGACCGGCCACTCGTACATCACCTACGGCCCGCTCTCCAACGGCGCGACCGAGGTGCTCTACGAGGGAACGCCCGACACCCCGCACCAGGGCCGCTGGTGGGAGATCGTGCAGAAGTACGGCGTGACGATCCTCTACACCGCGCCGACCGCGATCCGCGCCTGCATGAAGTGGGGCGACGACATCCCGGCGAAGTTCGACCTGTCGTCGCTGCGCGTCCTCGGATCGGTGGGCGAGCCGATCAACCCCGAGGCATGGATGTGGTACCGCAAGCACATCGGGGCCGACAAGACACCCATCGTCGACACCTGGTGGCAGACCGAGACCGGCGGGATGATGCTCAGCCCGCTGCCGGGCGTCACGGCGACCAAGCCCGGCTCGGCCCAGGTGGCACTGCCCGGTATCGCCGCGACCGTCGTGGACGACGATGCGCGCGAGGTCCCGGACGGCGCCGGCGGCTACCTCGTCCTGACCGAGCCCTGGCCGGCCATGCTCCGCACGATCTGGGGCGACGACCAGCGTTATCTCGACACGTACTGGTCGCGCTTCGAGGGCAAGTACTTCGCCGGCGACGGCGCCAAGAAGGACGACGACGGCGACATCTGGCTGCTCGGCCGGGTGGACGACGTGATGCTGGTGTCCGGCCACAACATCTCCACCACCGAGGTGGAGTCGGCGCTGGTCTCGCATCCGAAGGTGGCCGAGGCCGCGGTCGTCGGCGCCGCCGACCCGCAGACCACCCAGGCCATCTGCGCCTTTGTCATCCTGCGCGGCGGTGCGGCGGAGGACGAGGGTCTGGTCGAGGAGCTGCGCGCCCATGTCGCCCAGCAGCTCGGCCCGATCGCCAAGCCCAAGCGGATCATGCCGGTCGCGGAGCTGCCCAAGACCCGCTCCGGCAAGATCATGCGGCGGCTGCTGCGCGATGTCGCCGAGAACCGCGACCTCGGTGATGTCACCACCCTCACCGATTCCTCGGTCATGGACCTGATCCAGGCGAAGCTGCCGAGCGCGGCCAGCGAGGACTGAGCAGGACGGAAGACGCAGGGGGCATCCGGCCGGCGCGGCCGGGTGCCCCTTGCCGTGGGGCCTCTTGTCATGGCCCCGACTTCTCGTGGGCCCGGCTCGTCGTGACCCGGCTTGCCGTGGCCCGGCTTACCGTGCCCCGGCTCCTCGTGCCCCGGCGGCCCGCCTGCCCATCAGCCGCGCGCGACGGGCAACGCCCGGGCCGCGGCCCGCCCCTCTCCAGCGGCCCGGCGCCCGGATTGACCGTAAAGTGAGGCCACCGGATAGCAGCTTGCACCCGCCCGGTACAGTGGGACACGCGTCAATGACACGCTAAAACTCTGGGTGCGCCGGGAAGTCTGGTCGGCAACTGCAACAGCCGTACACAGCTGCCGAAAGCCGGAGGTCACCGAGTGAGCGCGCCGAGCAACCCAACGATCAAGAAGCGTGTGCTGCGCGCATACCGCCCCGTCGAGCGCAGTGAGGCCGGCGCATGAGCGGCCCCGGAAACCGTCGCGCCCCGTTCCTCGGACGGATGTCCCTGCCCGAGCGGAACTTCATCGCGGAGGCGCTCCGGGCCGAAACCGTCGGCGGCATCCTCCTCCTCGTCGCCGCCGTAGCGGCCCTGATCTGGGCAAACACCCTCGGCGCAAGCTACGAGGCGGTCCGCGGCTTCCATCTCGGACCGGCCGCGCTGGGCCTGGACCTGTCCGTCCAGCACTGGGCCGCCAACGGGCTGCTCGCGGTCTTCTTCTTCGTCGCCGGTATCGAGCTCAAGCGCGAACTGGTCGCCGGCGAGCTCCGGGACCCCAAGGCGGCTGCGCTCCCGGTGGTCGCCGCGCTCTGCGGGATGGCGATGCCGGCGCTCGTCTACTTCGCCGTCAACAGCATCGGCGGCGGCTCGCTGCAGGGCTGGGCGGTCCCCACCGCGACCGATATCGCCTTCGCGCTCGCCGTCCTCGCCGTCATCGGGACGTCCCTGCCCGCCGCGCTGCGCGCCTTCCTGCTCACCCTCGCCGTCGTCGACGACCTCTTCGCGATCCTGATCATCGCGATCTTCTTCACCTCGAAGATCGACTTTCTGGCGCTCGGCCTCGCCGCCGCCGGCCTGGTGATCTTCTATCTGCTGCTGCGCAAGGGCGTCCGCGGCTGGTACGTCTACGTCCCGCTCGCCCTGGTCATCTGGGGCCTGATGGAGAACAGCGGGGTGCACGCCACCATCGCCGGCGTCGCCATGGGCCTGATGCTGCGCTGCACCCGGCGCGACGGCGAGACACAGTCCCCGGGCGAACACATCGAGCATCTGGTCCGCCCCCTGTCGGCCGGCCTCGCCGTGCCGCTGTTCGCCCTCTTCTCCGCGGGCGTGTCCATATCCGGCGGCGCGGTCCATGAGGTCTTCACCCGGCCGGAGACGCTCGGGGTCGTGCTCGGCCTGGTGGTGGGCAAGGCGCTCGGCATCTTCGGCGGCACATGGTGCACCGCCCGCTTCACCAGGGCCGAGCTCAACCCCGACCTGAAGTGGCCGGATGTCTTCGCCGTCGCCTCCCTGGCCGGCATCGGCTTCACGGTCTCCCTGCTCATCGGCGAACTCGCCTTCGCCGGGGACCTGGTGCTGACCGACGAGATCAAGGCATCGGTGCTGATCGGCTCGCTGCTGGCAGCCGTCTTCGCCGGCATCCTCCTCAAGGTCCGCAACACCAAGTACAAGAAGCTGTGCGAGGACGAGGAGCGGGACGAGGACCAGGACGGCATCCCCGACATCTACGAACTCGACAAGCCGGAGTACCACCTGCGGATGGCGGCAATCCACGAAGCCAAGGCCGCCGAGCACCGGCGGCTTGCCGAAGTGGCCTCCGGCACGCATGCCGGAGACGATGGTCCGGCATGATCTGAGAGGCTTTGCATCCGGGTGAAGAGATGAGGGAGACGGCGATGAGCGCAGTGCACGACGGCACGGACCGCAGCCTCGGACAGCTGGTGGCCACGGCCACGGCCGAAATGTCCGCGCTGGTGCACGACGAGATCGCGCTGGCCAAGGCGGAGTTCCGGCAGGACGCCAAGCGCGCCGGCATCGGCAGTGCCGCGTTCATGGTGGCCGGCGCGCTGGCGCTGTTCGCGCTGCCGGTGCTGAGCTTCGCGGCGGCGTACGGCATCCACAACCTCGGCCTCGGGCTCGCCTGGTCCTTCCTGATCGTGGGCGGTGCCTTCCTGGTCCTCGCCGGGCTGCTGGCCCTCATCGCGATGGCCAAGATGAAGAAGATCAAGAAGCCGGAGAAGTCCATCAACTCCGCCAAGGAGACCGCGGCCGTACTCCAGAAGGCCAAGCCGCACCCGCGCGTGGCGCCCGTGGAGCACCCGGTGCTGGAGTCTGTGACACGCTCATCGGTATGACAGCCCCTGACAGCACCGCGTCGGTCGTACGGATCGACATCCCCGGCGGGAGAGAGGTGTCGCACCGCGATGTCGCGGCCAACGGCGCCCGCTTCCACATCGCGGAGATGGGCGACGGCCCCCTGGTGCTGCTGCTGCACGGCTTTCCGCAGTTCTGGTGGACCTGGCGGCATCAGATGCCGGCGCTCGCCGACGCGGGCTTCCGCGCGGTCGCCATGGATCTGCGCGGCGTCGGCGGCAGCGACCGCACCCCGCGCGGCTACGACCCGGCGAACCTCGCCCTGGACATCACCGGCGTCATACGGTCCCTGGGGGAGCCGGACGCCGCGCTCGTCGGGCACGATCTGGGCGGCTATCTCGCCTGGACGGCGGCGGTGATGCGGCCCAAGCTGGTGCGCCGGCTGGCCGTGTCCTCGATGCCGCACCCGCGCCGCTGGCGCTCGGCGATGCTGGCCGACGTCCGGCAGAGCGCCCGGAGTTCGCACATCTGGAACTTCCAGCGGCCCTGGCTGCCGGAGCGCGCGCTGACCGCGGACGACGCGGCGCTGGTGGGCCGGATGATCCGCGACTGGTCCGGCCCCCGGCCGCCGGAGGACGAGGCGCTGGCGGTCTACCGGCGGGCGATGAGCATCCCCTCGACGGCGCACTGCTCGATCGAGCCGTACCGCTGGATGGTGCGGTCGATGGCCCGCCCCGACGGTCTCCAGTTCAACCGCCGGATGAAGATGCCCGTACGGGTCCCGACGCTGCATCTGCACGGCTCGCTCGACCCGGTGATGCGCACCCGCAGCGCGGCCGGCTCCGGCGAGTACGTGGAGGCGCCGTACCGCTGGCGGCTGTTCGACGGCCTGGGGCACTTCCCGCACGAGGAGGACCCGGTGGCGTTCTCCACCGAGCTGATCAACTGGCTGAAGGACCCGGAACCGGACCGGTGACGAGGCTCGGCCCGGGAGGGGCAACGACGCCCCCGGAGCGGACCGTTGAACCCGCCGCGCGAACCGGTTCGCCCGTAGGCCCGCGGACCGCTGAGCGGGCTCCCCGAACCGCTCAGCGGAGCCCCTCCGCACCGCGCTCGAACGCGCGTATGACGAACAGCCACTTGCCCGGCGCATAGGCCAATTGGCGGTCCCCGGG
This genomic stretch from Streptomyces nigrescens harbors:
- a CDS encoding ATP-binding protein, with translation MKIAFVGKGGSGKTTLSSLFIRHLAASRVPVIAVDADINQHLGAALGLDEAEAAALPAMGAHLPLIKDYLRGSNPRIPSSESMIKTTPPGEGSRLLRVGEDNPVYDACVRTVDLDGAAVRLMATGPFTEADLGVACYHSKVGAVELCLNHLVDGREEYVVVDMTAGSDSFASGMFTRFDMTFLVAEPTRKGVAVYRQYKEYARDFGVPLKVVGNKVQGPEDLAFLRDAAGDDLLVTVGHSDWVRAMEKGRPARFAHLEEANRHALETLHHTADAAYGRRDWERYTRQMVHFHLKNAESWGNAKTGVDLAAQVDPSFVLSEGAATPQPA
- a CDS encoding bifunctional SulP family inorganic anion transporter/carbonic anhydrase; this translates as MSQTEKSPPQPPRTPHPTEIAPGPRMPSGHGTRPKRGRAVRRDLSASAVVFLLAVPLSLGLALATGAPLQAGLVSAVVGGIVAGLLGGAPLQVTGAATGLLVVTADLVQRYGWRATCAITVLAGLAQLALGALRVARAALAISPAIVHGMLAGIGATIAVGQLHVVLGGSPDSSALDNAAALPGQLAHPHTVALLIGAVTVAVLLGWGRLPGRVGRWARVLPAPLAAVLAATAVSAGTEVARVELPSWRTPELPVLPDGSLPALAAAVLTVTLVASMESLLSALAVDRLAAERPDAPTGRARLNRELTGQGVANTVSGLLGGLPVSGGAMRGSANVRAGAVTRRATVLHGVWVLLCAGLLATALEMIPLAALAALVMIVGVRMVSFAHIRHVQRHREFPVYAATLGGVVLFGVLQGVVTGIAVAVFLALRRLTHTRITVTEEADGHRVRVSGQLTFLAVPRLTRALAQLPAHTDVVVELCGSFMDHAAYEALQSWSAAHRAHGGRVTLGGRSGRPIAAEAGAHSCRPWTPWRNHHCTRPAQDRAAVPESSGSQLLGGVSAFQRHTAPLVREELSRLAREGQRPTQLFLTCADSRLVTSMITSSGPGDLFTVRNVGNLMPPPGSDASCDSVGAAIEYAVEVLRVGSITVCGHSGCGAMAALLGAAAPEDAEPTPLARWLRHGRPSLARMQRIGRLGRGEVALSGRPVGDDQERLALVNVMQQLDHLRAHPCVARRVAEGTLALHGMYFHVGEAQAYVLDEAAGRFCAVRGEPAPATV
- the acs gene encoding acetate--CoA ligase translates to MSNESLANLLKEERRFTPPADLAANANVTAAAYEQAAADRLGFWAEQAERLSWETPPTQTLDWSNAPFAKWFADGKLNVAYNCVDRHVENGLGDRVALHFEGEPGDTRAITYAELQREVSKAAHALTELGVRSGDRVAIYLPMIPEAVIAMLACARLGAPHSVVFGGFSADALATRINDADARVVITADGGYRRGKPSALKPAVDTALTKPGTENVRSVLVVRRTGQEDIDWHEGRDVWWHEIVERQSDQHTPEAFDAEHPLFILYTSGTTGKPKGILHTTGGYLTQVSYTHHAVFDLKPETDVFWCTADVGWVTGHSYITYGPLSNGATEVLYEGTPDTPHQGRWWEIVQKYGVTILYTAPTAIRACMKWGDDIPAKFDLSSLRVLGSVGEPINPEAWMWYRKHIGADKTPIVDTWWQTETGGMMLSPLPGVTATKPGSAQVALPGIAATVVDDDAREVPDGAGGYLVLTEPWPAMLRTIWGDDQRYLDTYWSRFEGKYFAGDGAKKDDDGDIWLLGRVDDVMLVSGHNISTTEVESALVSHPKVAEAAVVGAADPQTTQAICAFVILRGGAAEDEGLVEELRAHVAQQLGPIAKPKRIMPVAELPKTRSGKIMRRLLRDVAENRDLGDVTTLTDSSVMDLIQAKLPSAASED
- the nhaA gene encoding Na+/H+ antiporter NhaA, with protein sequence MSGPGNRRAPFLGRMSLPERNFIAEALRAETVGGILLLVAAVAALIWANTLGASYEAVRGFHLGPAALGLDLSVQHWAANGLLAVFFFVAGIELKRELVAGELRDPKAAALPVVAALCGMAMPALVYFAVNSIGGGSLQGWAVPTATDIAFALAVLAVIGTSLPAALRAFLLTLAVVDDLFAILIIAIFFTSKIDFLALGLAAAGLVIFYLLLRKGVRGWYVYVPLALVIWGLMENSGVHATIAGVAMGLMLRCTRRDGETQSPGEHIEHLVRPLSAGLAVPLFALFSAGVSISGGAVHEVFTRPETLGVVLGLVVGKALGIFGGTWCTARFTRAELNPDLKWPDVFAVASLAGIGFTVSLLIGELAFAGDLVLTDEIKASVLIGSLLAAVFAGILLKVRNTKYKKLCEDEERDEDQDGIPDIYELDKPEYHLRMAAIHEAKAAEHRRLAEVASGTHAGDDGPA
- a CDS encoding phage holin family protein: MSAVHDGTDRSLGQLVATATAEMSALVHDEIALAKAEFRQDAKRAGIGSAAFMVAGALALFALPVLSFAAAYGIHNLGLGLAWSFLIVGGAFLVLAGLLALIAMAKMKKIKKPEKSINSAKETAAVLQKAKPHPRVAPVEHPVLESVTRSSV
- a CDS encoding alpha/beta fold hydrolase, which translates into the protein MTAPDSTASVVRIDIPGGREVSHRDVAANGARFHIAEMGDGPLVLLLHGFPQFWWTWRHQMPALADAGFRAVAMDLRGVGGSDRTPRGYDPANLALDITGVIRSLGEPDAALVGHDLGGYLAWTAAVMRPKLVRRLAVSSMPHPRRWRSAMLADVRQSARSSHIWNFQRPWLPERALTADDAALVGRMIRDWSGPRPPEDEALAVYRRAMSIPSTAHCSIEPYRWMVRSMARPDGLQFNRRMKMPVRVPTLHLHGSLDPVMRTRSAAGSGEYVEAPYRWRLFDGLGHFPHEEDPVAFSTELINWLKDPEPDR